DNA from Magnolia sinica isolate HGM2019 chromosome 19, MsV1, whole genome shotgun sequence:
aaaagggcttaccaggatatatgttataactagtctaatgcatgtatgttaaagtgtgtagtctatgtgtttgttgaaatgtctgaatggacatggaattatgatttgtgtcagccatgtctatggaatgcaaatacatgaattGTTATGTGCGTGAGAACTCCTTGTTGCGAGGATTTGTCCACATATATcttataatcaacatatgttgtGTATGTTGATATGCGTAGTATAAGTGTGTGACACAATGACCGTATGTGAAGTAGTTAGATAAATTGTACTTAATAGGGTTGTTGGGATAAGATTCCTAACCACCGTAGTTATATGCATAAATTTCTTCAAGTTGTTGTAATCTAAATAGTGTGGTTTGCGTAGAATACGTATATGTAGAatggcatgttatatgtgtttcattatacATTCAAATGTTTTTCATATTTGCATTGATTGTTAAATACTATATGATTGTCATGTGTACATATTTCTCATAtccgaatgtgtttgggactatagtataatccaggcaatcggtaacatgcCTTGTTTTCGTGGTTAAGGTTGTTTCGCccgcaggacgtgttcgatgaattcgagtcgtactttggttgttgacagtggttaggccacacagagtgcttacgcacttcatgtcgattaactcgaggtgcgctcgtaccagtcgagctcgtcaagtaacccgattaacccgatgtatgttcaccatgtctggacgctactgcttgagccaaaggtaccaaacttaccggtgcaaggcccctttaaccttggtacctcgatccgctaagactcatgagccgggcatggtggtatgggacatcgtggtcgagctgtcggcctacgctggggtgacgagcctccccgtagtgaccagtgagcaacccaaactcgtgaggaatacggtggtatgagacactgtattcgagctgttagcctgcccttgcgcagcctggctgtggtccccagtcgggttggtgacgagccttcgaaaatagactgccagttggtagggtgtgggcggtagtgacctcgagtgtactgcgttgaggtgacgagtctttccgtagcaaccagagtacaaactaggcctacattgatcaggtgacgagccctttgtagtgacctagaactacaacatcgtatgagatttgctaggactgatgaccctagaatggatcattgtttgggaattaatataagggaggtaccttagctccCCAAtactgctgtataaaaaggactaataagaacttggtaatcacactcatgcatcacattatgtgtgcatttggcgtagcaggtcaagcactgaggaagtgttttatgcgcgatcgtgagatgaagtcgctgagagagcgcaggcgaaggcatgcatcattattttatatcattcttgcattaataagagtacttaggacctgattattATATTgtttttatcattactgcttgactgaattgagaacatgttaacttttacttcattgtcccactgagttgatcactcactcccacgttacgggatggtgttttaaacaccaaccagaccctgttttagtttcaaatgatggcaatgcgtatgaggcggagccaaacttttatgatgatgaggaggatttctcctatatgcagctatcaggcgggtctatgtagaccatgttctgatcgacggggttacagggatgctgattagatgccattacacttgttattttgtacctttggaacacccatgtatcttcattttgttcatttttggagtatacatatatatgtttaaccaggtaacatgatcatacttcggagacctattatagttcatatatcttatacatctattACAGTCTTTTGCTTGTAAAAATTCACttatctctggagtataatatgctgttttggtataatctcattcatgtttaatgcactaatatggacaatatttaatcatcattatctatgttgcataagtaatgcgttggaactcgggagttgggcaccggctcgacccccgattttcagggcgttacataagaaATGGAGCTTTAATGGCAAATTTCGAATTGCCGTGTATTTCTTCGAATCGATTcttatggatggtccagataggTTATACGAAGCTTGTGGGGCCTTTAAATCGAAGGTTTATGAAGGTTTTGGTGGTGGGTTACTTGATTGAAGTTTTcaattattttcataaatttcTAAGAAAATCAGagattttaaatattattttagtttttataAGCTCCTTAGATCGTAAATAGGAATCTAAGAACCCGTGGATGGTCTAGATTCACGTTAGCTCTTGGTTTTtaaacccttttaaaaaaaatataaataaataaataaattatagcaGTGAGAGGAGAACAATTATGTTTTTCAAAAAGATATTCTCGGAGCTCAGATCTAAGCTTTTGTCGTCAGTTATAAGTTCATGTTCAATTATTCTACACCATATTACACTCATGCTAATGAGAAGGCCGAGTTGACTAACAAGATTTTGAAGAATATTAGTAAACGAATGGTAGATGACAAcccttaatcatgtcatatgacaCTATCAGATAGAGGTGTTGTGGGCTTACCGAACATCCTAATGACTAGTACATGGCTTACATTGTTCACCCTAACATATGGACACAATGTTGTGTTATCCACGTAAGTCAATATTATTTCCTTAAGAGTAGCCTATCAAAATCATTTGACTTCTGAAAATTTTACCGAAGCCATGATAATGGAGCTGGAAGAACTCGATAATGTCTAACTGCAAGCTTTGGATACAATGAAAGTGCATAAGCTCAAGGTAGCTAAAGTTTACAACAAGAAAGTGAAATATAAGAGCTTTGATGAAGGAGAGATAGTGTGGAAAACCATATTGTCGATTAGTGCAAAGATCATAAGTATGGTAAGTGGTCACCAACATAGGAAGGAGCATTGATAGTCAAACGAGTGCTGCATAAAGAAGCATATCTAATGCAGGATATGAATAATCAGGAGAGTAAGAATCCCATTAATGGTCGATATTTTAAGAAATACTACCAAATTCTATGCGAGTAAATGCAAAGAGGCAGAATCAGCGAGCGGGCCGATAGAAgtgaagaataaaaaataaagaaagataaaGAATGGTACGTacagaaaagaaaattttttattcCCTTAAATCAACCATTATAGAGACCCAgtacaaaataaaattttctcttATAAGCTCACATATGTTGGAATAGAcgagaaaatggaaataaaatgtcTTTAAACGATTGTATCCTGCAGAAGCTGGTCATTCATCTTCGTATTTTAATAAAAATAGTGGCTACACCCTAAGCTTTGGCCGCCACTTGTTGAGAGCATCAATTTTTCCAAATGCAAGCACTTTATATGTCAGAGGGAGAGTATATAGGCagccatgataaaaaaaaattggaCGATGGATAAAGTTTAATGATGAACTTGCATGGAGACGAGCTGTATTTATAAATGGTCCTCACCATCGAAGCTTGTACCATGGTGATTgtcataagaaattttcaatgtagACATTAATGTGCACGATGGCCGAGTGCAAACCTTATGCCACCACCTGTCACACGTCGAAGCGACTTGCCAAAGTCTTTGCATCAAACATCCCATCACATCTCCCCATGCGAAGGGATGTGGGGTGCATTGTTTTCACCCATTTTTACACACCCTTGTGGACTAATAAGATGTCACCACGTGCCTGCACTACGCACCTAATAATGACAGAATTATACTCGTGCACGATGATATCTTTTACTCCTTTATCCTTTAACAACACATCTTCTGTCATAAATTGGGTGGCACAGAACCATATGCACGTCTTAAGGAGAAACGAAGTGATGAATGACACGTAACCTTAATTTGTGTGGCACATAACCGAAGCAATGTAACTAATACGTTTATAGAAGACCCATCGAGGCAAGGATTCTATCACAGATATGGATATGCTCAGTAAGGTCGTCTCTCATAATCattctaaaattgaaaatttttttagAGACGTTCGAAGCTCTCGCGGTGATTACGAATTAAGATTCAAAGATCGGATAAATATCTATGCGAATGGGAACCAATGGATTGGGTCTCAATCCGGATCTAATGGGATTGCTTCCACCAGATCTATGAATCTTTATGGTCATGATAAGGGgatatttaaaaatggtttgCGATTAAACTAAATGAGACAACCCTAAAGATCCACAGATAACTGTAGCCACGCTAGAAAGAGATCTGAAAACAGTTTCAGAGTTACGGAGACATCTTGTTAGAAGAGCATATAAACAAAAGTCGTGGCTGCGAAGAATCCTAGACTAGCAAGGAAATCCAGAGAGATTTTTACCGCCTCCAGAAGCTATAAAAGAAGAATATGCATGCCAAACACAATCTATCATTACAGtctttatcttttatcttagccTAACATAGCCTAATTTTAGTCACATCTGTTTTTGTCTAGTCATGTTGTAGAATGTTTAAGGTTTAGATTAGATCGTTGTTGTCCACCGTCACCGTTGTAGTACCGTAAGAGTAGGATAAATACTCACAACCTTCCATTGTTGAATCTTGATCAACCAAGTCCTTACTTGGAAGATCAAACATTTTAGTCATATATTGCTGACCATTTTCCTAGATCGTTTGTCCGTACGAACGGTTCATGtatttatttctctttttatttttgttctcttGTCTATTTGTTACTCTATAGATTGTAATGAGCATCATTTATTAATCAATAAAATCAACATTATTTTAACATTTTTCTGTTTTAATATGTCTATCTTTGTTCCATTGAGAAATACGTTGGCTACAATTGCtggtgaaagaacaagtccttaagACACCAGGCAAAAGGAATTCATTAGGAATAATTAAACCTTACCTTTTTACAAATCACTTGATCATTATTACAATTGGTGGTTGAGAGGGCAGCTGAGTCCTAGAATTCAGTCTTAAATAGTCTATTTCAGTGTAGGGGGCACTagtgttcaatcaaacattgagttgagTATGAATATGGCATGCCTGCACTTATCTAATTGCAATGTTAACTTGATACGGGCCCTCACTAACATGTATGGCCTCATGTTTAATTGAATTACACAAACAAAGCCCATATAAGTGACTGTTTGGATCAATTATTTAACCCTTTTCTTTGAATTAGTTTGGAATGCATACACTAAAAGCAACATGTAAGGGTATGATccatgttgaaaggaaaaaagagTAAATTATTTAAGAAGTTTTCTAGAAAATAGACAAACTATAATAATATATGTGGGATCGTAATATGTGTCATCTTCTAATGATATGAGTTGTTCATATGATATATCTcactttttaaggtggataaataACAATAAAAGCTTTGAATTGGATTATTTCATCCCTTGATAATTTGCCTATTTTATTTTATGGCTTGTTTGATAGCTTGTGCTAAGTATAAGTTGGAATCCAAATCATAATTATTATGGAAATAATGTGAATTGGAAATTGTGGCATCCACTCAAATCCAGAAGTTGTGTTTGAATCCCATAATTGAAGCATTAAAATTATGTAGTGTATTCATAGGAATTCGAATTTGATTAAGCAAATCAACTCTAATATTCTGAATTAATGTACATATGTAACATTTGACAAAATGATTGTATTAAGCTCATTGAAATGTATACTTCagcaaaattgagaaaaattcaaGCCTTAGGTGAGCTACAAATATAAAGATCCCAAATGATGAGACTCCTTAACATTTTTTAGCTGTCCATTAGATGGCCAAAGTTTGGACAGTTTAGACTATTCTATTactgtaattttagtgatgtaaCTGATAATGAGATTATTTATGGGTATTGTCAGCATGTCACATGTATAGTATATTAGTAGTGCTCATTGTCACATTTGTCACTTGTTCGACTCTCCCGCCTTTAAAAAGCCCGCGAGCGACCCACATGGAATGAATTTGCAGCAAAAACAAAAGGATCTCACCACACGCCAAAAGAAAGCTTTTCATTTACCCGGATTGCATTGCGCCAAACGTACCAAAAAGGAGAAATTACCATCAATTACCATCTAATACATTGTGCCAAATGACACCCGAAATCTGGACGGTCACCATTGCCTCCTTATAAGCGAAGGGCTGAAATTTTCAATCCAAGTTATTTCGGGCATACCAAATCCAATGGGATTCCTGTCTTATCTTATTACATACGTTTtcatgtattctagcaaacctcaatattcaaatatgagagtgttatttttatttttataactccATTCACGGTAAGCCCGTCCTATAAACGGTTTACATCATTGAAACAGGACACCCAATCCAacagctgtggaccccacatctcGTACGAATATATGTCCCACATACTTCAGCTCTTCGTGGAAATGATTTCAGCAGACTCGTCTCTACACCACCCAATCTTCCAGCGTACACTTGGCAACAAAGACGGGGGACAGAGACCCCTCATCTAGCTGTTCCTTCTGTAAGATGGCCCACCCTTAAGAAAACCTCACCCTATCAAACAATCATTACAATCCAACCTCTGACTTGAAAGGATATCAAACAACAAAAAATGttcaatggtcaacattcaaccAAGGCAAGCAACGGTCAGGATCATCAAATTGGCCCATCCACTGTAAGTCCCACTAAATGGACGGTCACGATCGCCATATCCCTGCAGCATGTACCGACCAGGGGAGGACATACCTGGAGGTTGAGTAGATAACAACTCTACCTAATCATTTCCAGTACTGAAATGTATGCATCAAAACATCCAagctttgtatggcccaccattttgaaaatttaaaatccagtccgtccatcaggttttatCCTTATTCTAGATCCTAAGAGATCCACAACTCAAGGCCACCATAGGGAACGATGAGGATGGGATGCCAATCATAGATTTGAGTGTGGTGGCGGATGCAGACTAAtgcggggcccaatgtgatgtttgtgagaaatccacaccgtccatatgttttttgagatcattttaggccatggggaAAAAATGAACTGAATCCAGTACTCGAGTGGGCCGAAagcgtgaggattgaacgtccacagttgaaatattcaggggcacagaagttttgaatcaggctaatatttgtattttcagttaatcccagtagaaatgacgttataaacggtatggatggcatgtaaacatcaccatCGACcccagagaggtttcaacggtaggaatttccctacccaccttatCCTTTAGTGCGGTAgacttgagtcttagatccttCTGATTTTTGGTCTGaggttctaaaatgagctcacaaaacggatgaacggggtagatttgtcaaaaacatcacgatgggccccacctaggttcgaAAGAAATATGCGTCCGTAAGGGGCCGTGGCCCCACGGAGAAAGGGTGTTTCGGACGATTTCGGTCCCATCGAAACCCAGCCCTACTACCACTTACTACACTTTCTTGTTACGAATGTTCACATGGTTTTAGGTAAGCGGTCCACCTCCTTTTTGAGCCATCTATACTTATCGTACAAGTTCCAACAACAACACTTATTTGTTACACTTACTTTGAATTACACGCAAAGGAACCAAAACCCCACCATCCAACATTCCCATATAACACCATTTTGTTACCTCTCCACCCCCTGAAAGAAATTCAATGGAAATCCAATCACTTCCACTCCATGCACCACCATGCATCGGGCGGGCCGAGATCGACACAGCCCGTCCGTTCCGGTCTGTAAAAGAGGCTGTAACCATTTTTGGTGAACGTATCCTAGGGGCCCAAAAGTCTAACATTGCTACTTCTTCTAATTCttctactgctgctgctgttgctgctgcttcttcttcttctcctcctgtTGTTGCTACTGCTTTTTCTTCTTACTCTTATTCGCCGTCCTCGTCCCATTTCAAACAAGAGAACGAACATGAACATAAGTTGATAGATATACTACAAAAGTTGGAGGCTGAGCTGGAGGAGACGAAGCGAGAGTTAAAGTCACTAAAGGAAAGGGAGTCTGAGACCGAGGTTGCATTAGCATCGTTGAATGCGGAACTTCACAAGAACATGTCTAAGATGGCCGAGGCTGAGGCGGCGGCTGCATCGAGAGCGGTGGCTAAGAGTGgtgaagagaagaaaaaggaaagaggagTGAAGTCAGATCACTCACCTTGTTTAGCTCAAATACTTAGAATTGGAGAGAAGGAAGAATATTTTGAGATAACAAAGGAACAAAGAAAGATGATGAAGAAAAAGCCCATCATTCCTCTCATTGGAGACATGTTTGCAAAGAAGAAAAGCTCCATGTCTCTTTACAATCCTGCTCCCTACAAACACTCTCAAGCTTATGCAAGCTAGGGTGGAAACTAGGCTGGGCCGTGTTGGGCCCCCATGGCCTGTGGCCCAGTAATTAATTTATATGGGCTTGGGCTTGAAACCACCAATGGCCCATTTGGTCCTAAGGATATCCGCTGTGTGCTCAGGTTttttgtaatccagaccattgatctattgGGTCCTACCATGGATAGACTATGCCCCAGATCTGACTCCAAGTGGGcctttttttcagttgaatgtttgaacgttgttgtatttctcttttcaacCATCATTTGCATCTCTCAAATCATGATATTCAGGTTTTTCCATGGAAGAGATTGTTGGGGCATGGACCATCCACCGATGGGCCCAATAGATGTATGGCCTGATAATTAGcctatgggtcccacttgtattaATTAAAAACTGGTATCCATCTAGGGTCATGCAATTCTACTTGGAGTGAAATTCAtgttgttttaaaaaaattaattgatCTTGTAAGAAGCACCTATTTTCGATTGTTTTTCAACTAATGCTAGCCGTTGATTTGAAGATGATGAATCATGTGAATTCAAGTGTGTACGTTTGTTCATGTTggtcctttttcttcctttcttttatgTGGAATATTAATTTTTCTGTTCCTTTGGCATGCTTCACGTTTGTATCTTctgcagagagagagaaagaggtacAACCTTAGAGAAAGAGAGGCAACCTTAAAAAGATTATTTCAGGAGGGGTGCAACTTGTGTTGGGTCAACCTGAACCCAGTTGGCCCAACCCAAAGTTTGGGTCATGTCgggttgaggttgggttgggcttgggcgcGCTTGAGTTGAAAATCCTCAACCTACCCTTCAAACCTGACCTAGGTTATGTTGGGCTTAGGTTTGAGTTGAAAATCCTCACCCCCACCCTTCAAACTTGACCTAGGTTGGGTTGAATTGGGGTTGAGGCATTAAGTAACCTGGCCCAACCGAACTCAACCTTACATGCAGTAGATATACATATGAGTTATGACTAAAAATCATGGCCTAGATGGAAAACAAAGGTCATGTAAGTTTGACTTGCATGAATAATCGGCCACTATTATTTTTGGTCTATAACATGTTCACATTGCGCGCTActtgatgaatgacatggatctaTGATGCATGTTACATCCATTGGGATCTCCGGCACCTGTTCCAACCTCTTACATGAGGGGCTCTTCATTGAATATTCAAGAGTCGCATCTTGGAGTCATGACCTTATTAGAGAGGTCTGAGTCGTCTACGTAGACGTGCAAAACTCGAGCcctctatggcccaccatgtcaTGACATCAAGTCAATCTATTTCTTTAATTTCTTTGTTTATATGCAGTGATTGAGACATTATTTTAGTAGTATTATTGTATAATAGTTACATGTGTTACTTTAATGATTTTATTTGATGGTtacataatttattttatatgttAGTTTATTGGTTATAAGTGTTAACCTGAGCCAAATCAatctaacctaacccaacccgatCTAATTGACCTAACCTAAATTTTGATAGGGTTAAGTATTTAATATCTTGTTTTGGGTTCGGTTGGATAGCTTGGGTTAGATCTAGGGTTGAGTTGGGCATTGAGCCAACTTCCCTTGAGGTTAAGTTGGGTTTAGGTGGACCTTCAACCTGACTTAACTCATTCAACTTGCACccctaatcctaaccatccactgGAGTTTCAATGTTGAACACATTTGGTTAACTTTCTTTTATCAATGTCTACTTGTAAGccattgatttcttttattgaaACTCTATCTTATAGTATTTCTATTTTAATAAGGCatgtttggatttttgaaaaagaaaagaaaatgaagcacTTTTTCAATAATGCGATGTTTCACATGCTTGGATTAAAAAATAGGAACGGAGAGCACATAGCAATCACTACCCTTCTTCTCACAATTAATTTTTGCAGTGAGGTTGAGGGTGATCATTGTTTAACAAATATTAGATTTCACCTGCTATGTAGACAacatccaaaaaatgagatcCGTGAGAATCCATATCTCAATAATGCTTGTGGAATTCTTGGGAATTCATAATTGGATAATCATCAAACGTTCTATTCTTTTATTTTCCCACAATTCAAATGAGTCATTGACACAAGAAGAGATTGAAGCAGAAATTCAACAACTTACATGCCAATGTGGCTCATGTTTCTAAGAACCAATCCTTTCATCAGACAAGAGGCCACAACGAAAATGCCCTTGCCTAGAAATTAAGCTTGTCCTACACTAGGTGTGAGAGAAACTTTTATGAGAAAAATAGATGGTAAAAAAAATCATTGCCAACATCCATGTTCAACAtataattatggcccatgtgatgagtagACGGTAGGATTTTAGAAACATAGCGGAATATAAAAGGTTTTGAAAATATAGATTTGATTTTATTAGCCTAAGGATCCCATTTAGATATCTTCAAATTTCTATAAACACACACATTTTATGGCTAGGATTACATTGATCAGTGTTGTTAATAACCGAAGACTTTGGAAGAGCGTGATTGTCATGCCCTAAATATAGTattcagcgcccattcgccataACCTGAATTTGGAGTTGATAGCCTCCCTAGTTCTCCAATTTCGGCTCCTAACTTCCATACGTCAAGTTCCAAAAGTGAAATCCCACGGAGGATTTATGAGAAATTTTAATAACCGAGTATAACCAAAAGAACTCCACAAGCAACTTACTTCTTCACTATACAAGTTTGGATACAATGCTGATAAGGAAAATACATAGTAtaacaaaattcaaaaaattagccATACGCTCCGGTATCAGTATTACTAATATGCTCTAACAATGTAAACAAACGTTCATGAGCTTCCTACGAAGTTCAGTAGAGTGCGTGTGTGCATGCGTAATGCATATGACAAATATATTGCTTCAATATCAATATTCACATGAAAGTAAGCAACAAAGATGGATGGTCAATTATGTCAATGTTCATGCCTGCAACCaggcataccaaggctatgcatgtGTTATGTGAAGGCTAACTGGGCTAAATATCATATGTAGCCATGCGATGCAATTATGCCAATCTTGGTGTCTACCACTTCTTAGTACGATTTTCAATTGGAATCACTGGAGTCTAGTACACAAGCACCAAACCGTATTATGCAAACATGCAaccataagagacctcactactctcTCGTCAGTGGTATTGCAATGCCCACCCAACTCGCAAGTAGCGGACCCTATTTTTAAGCTGATTAAACTTAGTCTCAATTGCTACCACACACT
Protein-coding regions in this window:
- the LOC131234794 gene encoding WEB family protein At3g51220; this encodes MEIQSLPLHAPPCIGRAEIDTARPFRSVKEAVTIFGERILGAQKSNIATSSNSSTAAAVAAASSSSPPVVATAFSSYSYSPSSSHFKQENEHEHKLIDILQKLEAELEETKRELKSLKERESETEVALASLNAELHKNMSKMAEAEAAAASRAVAKSGEEKKKERGVKSDHSPCLAQILRIGEKEEYFEITKEQRKMMKKKPIIPLIGDMFAKKKSSMSLYNPAPYKHSQAYAS